The nucleotide window tctgtttttaggaCAAGCTCGACCAATATGTCTCATATAAATAGCTTTCACtgatatattaaattaaaatccacTTCCTGCCTTCTGCAGATGAACAGATAGCACAACAAGCAAAGTCATATCCGTTAGACAAGCCAAGGGGgaggaaatgtaaacaaaccacCAGACACAGCATAGATATCACCTATAACGCATTTTCAGTaagtaaaatattgatttatgtGTGTAATTTTAACATGCTACAAATTATTTAGCTATATTTTTCAGTGTCATCTAATTGTTTGTTCCCATAAATGGGTGATATTATCTAGCGTCTTGGAATTAGTAGTTTTTTTCTATCATCTAATTGgtttgtgtctggaaaacattcACTTTCCTCTTACAATGctgtgaaaacattgtttacaaaatccttgtttttgctttttttgctaCACTACaatgttttatatatgtataaaaaaaacaattccatTAGTACTTTAAGataaactgagtaaatgtaaaagacaatttatttaaatgtaattaaataaattgtctttaaaaagaGCCCAGTTTGGACTCTTTGTGTATCACTGTGGAGAATTTTCAGATACCTTTTCTACTAGAATTGTTTTGACTCAGCCGTGTTGTTTTAGGGTATTTGCGTTTTGGgtttcatttgggtttttactttagtaatttcTTTGTTGCTACTTTTGAAGAACTTCTACTATCTTCTTCTACTATTTAtgcattttgggttttgtttgtttccttacTGTTTATAGTGGTCTCAGGATTTCCCTTTTGCTTCTGTGCCAACCTGTGTTCAGCTCATCTCCCTTTCTCCTCCCCTTCAGCCGGCTAGCTGCAGGTGAAACTCATTTCCTGTTCGCCTCACCTGCAGCGAATGTCGTTGTCTCCCTCCTGATCTGTGTATACATTGTTTTCTGGTTTCGTTGTTCTCCACTGtcggttaattttttttattttagttttttctgaaatcatgtttgttttacttcaaatgTTGCAGGATACACAcattcttaattatttttttcaaaaatgctgaggttattttttctgatattaGAATTTCTTTGATATTAGATGTGTaaatttgacacaaaaaaaatcttaagaaaTCTTTAAGGAGACAGATGGACCTTTATTGGATTTGTGAAAAGTATTCTtcctttctgtgttttagtttacGGAAGAATACCTGCAGCGGATTCTGCACAATGACTGGCCTCGAGTCATCGTGGTAGCTGATGGATCGTGCGGAGACTCCTGCTCTGTTTTAGGAATCAGCTCTGACTACATTGTGGAGTCCTGTCACGCCTATGGTGCTAATGCTACCATAGAAAGATCAGACCAGAGACAGGTCAGCAGCCACactctggtttttgtttttcatagacATCCATCAGTTTATCCATCTGcttatttcagcttttccaaTATCAAGTGGTGGACTGAACTGACCTGTTGTGGAAACAGTGGATCAGTGGTGCTAATTAAATCCTGAAGATATACCAGTGCTTACAAATTGGTTAAATGTTCAAACCCAACAACAGTAAAGCATAGGAAACtatgaaaacagaacaattatctttgaaataaaagtaatgaaaaacaCGATGTAAGCAGGAAATTGCCTAACGCCCCTCCACACAATGTTAATGAAACAGTTCAATTCTCATAAAATCATcacaataagaaagaaaattgtatgTATGAATTTTACCATATGTACTATGAACCAATAAATATTATGTacttgtttttgtcaataatgAACCCTGCTACAAAAAAGGCAGCTTTATTTGCCTTCCTCACGTGAACGATCTGACCAAACAATGTAACTGGAAACTGTGGCATGCAATGGTGCTAATCTGGAATACATCCAGAGATTGATATTTTGCCCATTTCTTTTCGCAGAATACTCATTGAGAGCTGctgtaaacataaaattttgaaTCTTATCGATCCTCAATTGGATTGAGATCCAGATAAGAATCCAATTGAGAAAACCATTCTAAAGCAGGACCTGAACCAGTAGTGTGCAAACTGTTCTGTctcatggggaaaaaaaataaataaatcacaaaactaaaatcccaaaaaagaaaagcatccagTTTACAAATTCTTTTGGGTCAGTTTggaaaaaatagagaaaaagttTAGTCCATTGCCAGTAATGACAagatttgggtaaaaaaaaccaacaaaacacaaCCTGTGGAAACGCACACAAGGTCAGTGAGACCCCACTGGACCACGcacaaagtaaaaaagtatGGGATCTAAATGACCCTGTCTCTTAAGACTTGGGTGAGTTATAAATATGAAGCAAGTAATGTGGAAGTTTTGGGAAGGCAATCCAACAACCAAACATTATGTATattaaagtggaagaaaaataatcgCAATTAGGAGTTCAAGAAGAGTTTATCCGTCTGAATCACCAGATGGCTGATGTCAATGAAAGCTAATTGTTCAAATTATATTTCGGTTAATGACAGATCATCCACAGTGACAACAGAAGAGTAGGATTATTTTCattgaagaaataaacaagttcTGGTCAAACGCTCCAGGCTAAAATGTGACTAACACGCAACAAGCAAGtgtctcttcttgtttttatgtaacCATAGCCATTCATATCACGTCCGCCTTACTGGCTGTGTGGCTGCCTTTTATTGGCCACTGTTCTCTCTGGCTGCTTCCTGTAGTGATTGAATTGTCCTCCTAGGTTATGACCTGGTCCTCCTTACTGTCCATTCCCCCATTGCTACCCAGTTTCCACTCCCCTTCCTCTCTATCTCCAGTGGCTGCTCTAAAAGCTGCTTTAtgcctttctgctgttttatgtcactaaaaagaaaatgtatcaattttCTCTTGAGGGAAAATGAATAGCTACAAGGTTGAACTGCTGAATAAAAAGTGAGCTATTTTTAATCTCTTCTGAAGTGACAGCAGGCCTGCAGACAGAGGTGATAATTTTCAAATGCATTTGTCTTGCTGGGACTGCAGTTTATGGGCTTGAATTGATATGAATAAGATGaattaaatacatgttttactACCTGTAGGTGCCCACACCTGAGATACGTGCACACAACCTCTATTTTGACCTGTCTGCTTATGGAGTGGAGGCTCTCCGAGAGCACAAAAACCCGACGGCCAAGTCTGGCTTCCACCTGAAGATCTATGGCACCTTCAGGAACCGCTACATGGCCCTCGCCTgtcccacttctgacaccaaAATGGTTCGCTACCTCAGACTGACTGCAAACTCCTCAGTAAGACTTCTGTTTCTGTATGATGTTGTGAAGACATAGTGCTGCATTTAAGATTCATTctcagcttctttttttgtcctttgaaGAAATGTTATGTTAACTATAATGTGTATTCATCTAGCAAAAAGAGCAGCACATAGTTGAATAAGTAGAGAAGAATGTTCTGAGTTGGTACATTACTGTggggcttttttttgtttgtttttttaaagccactTGATTGTCCAGTCAAGGTCCTTTGATCATGCATAGCCTGCAGCTACGGCACACAGAGCAGTGGTAGTTCACTCAGGTACATAGCAAGACCGACCATGGAGCTCGTGTTGCCATGTGGGTGGTCATTCAAATGCACTGTTACTTGGTAACAGTTGGCTTTGTAAGTATGGGTCGAAGAAGAGCAGAGTTGAACAGAGAAAATAGAGAGAAGAGAGACTTGTCTTTCAAAACCCACAGATAATGTGGAGCTGATTCACCAgacgtgttttttttctttaataaaaacaaagagggTGACTAACGGTCAGATCAGCTGCACACGAATAACTGAGCATCAGCAAGTGTTAGAAGCTATGACACAGCAAAAggtctgtctgtctggtgaTTTGgagcaagaagaaaacagcagtcaTCTTAGAGAAGAAATGAGTTTACTCCTTCAGCTGAGTGATAGCTGGATGCATGTTTACCCAATATACTGAACCTTCCATTTAACATTGAAGTAATCAGAGTTTTGGTAAGAAAATGGCAAAGTATGGGATATTTGTCTTCCAAAGTTAGTGATGCAACAAGGATatctctgatttttgttttgtcattttaaagtcTCTCAGTATATGTGTACCTAAAATGACTACACAAACAtagtaaagtaaataaatctaatacagtatttttaaaatttttagatGCTGTCTTGTGAAAAATCTTTAGGAATGCATTTTTGGAATTCATTGCTAAATGAATTCAAAATTTAGcaatttttgacttttaggACTTTTGGGACATCCAAGAGGAAGCTTCCAAACTTCCTTTTGtatattgttaattaaaatgttccctggcattttttgtgtatgttttgcagatttattgAAATTTATTAATAGAACATAAAGACACCGCACGCATTAATGAACAAATTCACAGCATTTATAAATACTTCAGACCATCTCTTAAGGGTAAATTCAATTATgcatatttaaattcaaatgttacatttgaaaAGAGCTTTCAGCTGTAAGTAATCTCCAAATATATCCATATAAAAGATGAATTAGTGGTGCTGTGATGAAATTAAGATTCTACCAAACGGCCCCATACGACTATTTTTACGTTTTCAAAGAATATgtcttaatatatatattattgccTTTGTTTTATTGGTCAGATCATGAAGAACATTTTCCATGAATCCTTCAATGCCTACAAGACAGACATTGAACCTCGTCTCAGTGATGTGACGCTCCACCACATGCAGTGCAGCCGGCGACTCTTTGAGATACAGTTGTCACACAGACGCATCAGCGCCGCCTACATAGAAGGAGAAAACGTTGCTGTCATTGTGGAGGGCGAAGCGGCACGCGTCCTCAACTTCGACACAGGTACAAAGCCAACATATTAATGTTAACTCTTTTGCTTCAGTTCATCTTCTCTAGAGAGGATGTCCTTTTGTATTAATTGCTCTATTATTTTCCATTCAGactttcttgtctttttgtttttacaaaaatatctatttatccacaaataaactataaattaaaaaaacattttccaagtaTAATTATcacatatttatcatttatagaTGCATCTCTGTCTTTAagatcatgtttttttttcttgtcaatttaaaagtacttttgttTGTATGCCTTTTTACAGATCTTGTGTTTGAATCGTACCTCCCCATCACTTCTGCTctcaataaataacaaaagagagaagaaaagacaagTTAAATAATAGTCTGAACAACTGAattaactgaaactaaataaatgattaatgaaAATTGAAGGCTAAATTGGTTGTTTTAcaacaaatttgatttttaaaattgagatatatggtttattatttattttactttaaaaaaaaaatacattttgcttgGCCATGACAGATGTATTATTTTTCAGCCCATtgcaaatacatttgtttttgatcattgGAGATTAGCTCCTCCACATTGTGTAAAATTTTAGTATTTCTCTGGCAAACCATCCCTTCTTTACCCAAATATATGTTGAGATAAATCAGCTGATTTAATGTCtgcaatttatattttcaaatctcTCTGATTCATCCTCCAGGCTTTGGGATTAATCTGGGAATGCGAGGCCTTGAGTCAGTGGGGACCTTCATTTATCGGACAGCCACTGCTGTGGACCAGAATGATGTTTTAGAGGCGCTGTCAGCTAAGATGCAGTACTCCAAACAGGTGGCAGAGACCTTCAAGCAGACAGGTCTGACTGAGTCAATGTATGAATGAGGAGGCAGAAGATCCTGCTGTGTCCTAAGTGCCATCCAGTGGACAGAAGTGGATCAGAACACAAAGCCTAGGCCTGAAGCCTACACAGTGTTAATAATTTGATTTCAGACTGAATTTAAACAGACTGATCAGACAAATAATTGAGAAAATTGGTAACCTTTTTCTGATTTGCAGGCAACATATGACGTtgatgaaaatgagaaatgctaaaattaTATTCAAGAAACCAAGGACAATCATAaagctgcaacaaaatattttctgtggtCTGTATAGAAAAGATGTTCTGCTCTAAAATAGTTGGAATTAACTGACGCTACACCACTGTGGattattttcctctattttcCCTCCTTTAATTAGACAAACCATTGACTTGATTTCCAGTTAATTGATAGTTGTGCACAAGAGCTGCTGGAGAATAACAGACTGTGTTGAAGCATCTTCAGCTCAGAGGGAGAAATGTTAGGGCTATAATTAACaatgatttagaaaacaaaaaacataatgctAGATCAGGTGATGTAAGGCAGCAGCTGTTCCACTTGGGGTATTCATTGGTCTTAATGGTCTTAAGCATTTGAaacaatatcttttttttccttgtacACATTTTATATGGACAGAGACAATGTGGccatattgtgatttttttgtgtgcatattTTCATCCTGATGATGTGAAATGTCTCAGTAATGATGTAGTTGAAGTGCCAATAAAACTGATGATGAACTCATGCAGTGACGGTGGATTAAATGCTGCttctatttatcttttttatccttaaaatataaatgagatGGGTCCAGTAGGAAACCATGTGCGTATAATTATGATGcatgatgtgaaaaagttatcCCATACTcaccatttttatgttttcttgagCTTCccttatttcttgtttgttatGATTGGACTGTGGCTCAATGGGTTCTGTTTCCTGGGGAAACACACTTAACTTCTACTCATCtccgtatgtgtgtgtgaatgtaaaAGTTGCTGAGGTGTAAACTGCTTTAAATTGTCAGTTTGACCAGAAAGGTCTTACATAAAATCACTCTGTAAAATCtgcaaatgaaatattaaaatacaaaatgcatgtGTTTTATCTTGCACAATACATCCCCGCTTACCTgtacttaaattaaaaattaacagGAAGTTCtttctatgtttattttatgaaaagaagCGGAACAAACAAAAGTGTTAAAGAGTCCTGCTCTTCTGAGTGCAGTCCTTTATTCCACTTGcttctgttttcacagaaaatttaCAAATGAGCATGAACAAGGTAGGTTTAAAGGCTTCCAAGGCAGGTGGATTCTCTTAAAACTCAACAAATTAAGATTTAATACtatatgaaaaattaaaactaaaggaTAAACTGATTAAGAAATTTACATTCATAgctaaattgtaaaataaaacagaatttggtTAATTTATGTCCTTTTACATTAATGATTCAGATTGAATCATTGTTCCATCTTCCATCAAGTTCATGTTATTCGGTTTGAACAGGATCTTTCTTTGTTCTACTCTAATATGTTCAGAACATTAAAGCTTTACACAGATGATAAAAGTATTAagttgtaattatttaaaattcctgtactttaatttattgaagagaaggagtctgtttttctttccttggcaaaaatgtttaagaagaAGGTGATGCAATTTTGGTTTTGGGGAATAATGATGGTTTAATAACAAAAGGGAATCTTGCATTACCAACACACACGTTTCTGTAGGTGATTGCAAACCCACAAACTGGTGGAAAAATAGTGatctaaaacattatttgtttattaatgtgatgacaataattttaaatagcAATTCTTCAAAATTGCAAGGTTGTAATCAAGTAACTTAATTTGTTGCTTCAGCATTCAGTCCCGAAACAATTCTTTCTGTTAGATTGAGAAGCTGTAAAATGTAAGAGATTTAAAGAAtgctataatttttttttctgtacaggTGATTTGTACTGATCACAATGGCaacatacaaatacaaaaaaaatcgtTATTAATTAGTGACATTAAAAGTTATCTCTTAcaaatttaggctttttaaaagcattttacacCATTTTAAACCTGGAATTTGGTGCAGAAAAAGAGAATCGCTTTTCATGTTTGTATAATTGCAGGagagtttttcatttgttacatTCTAGAATAAGATAAAGCATGTTTGGGTTAAAGTTGATATTGCATAAAATAAGGATTAGTCATTTCAATTTTGTTCAGTCATTGTATACTGATGTATACCTAACTATATTTTAAAGCCACTCTGTAAATATTAGAGATTTAAATACTGAAACTTGCTGAGATCCATTATAACTCTCTGGCAATGTATTTAACCCACAAACCCAACAGACAACTTCAGATCTTCTCCTCAGATCTGTTTCCTCtgactaattaaaaacattcctCCTCTGGCTTGGCCAACCCAAGGTCAATAGTCTGGACCTCTGAACTTGCCCCCGCTGTAGTGTGAGGCCCTTCATTAGATTAAACACAATAATGAGAAAATCTTTTATCTTTGCATAATTAAAGCTAGGATGAAAGACAACTCAATCGATGATGTGGAGCGACAAGTTCGTAAATGAATTAGATCTGCCAATGAGGGACTTGGTTCCGATCAATTACAAATGTtaagcaggaagtggatgtGCAGCAGAAAAAGTGAGATGCATGTAACTGTTCAAAAATTATAATTCATCCCAGATATTTGTACATAGATTTGactaaaacttattttctgtctttggcttgttaaaaacacacaaaacaaaatgcagcatgTCTAAAACAATCGCTACGTTTAGGAAGTTGTGTGACAAATCGTCTTAATTTAATAGCATCAAATAACCACAGGGGGGCAGTGTTGCCCTTCAAAAATCCTTAAAGTTCACTGAAAGTCTGGGGGGGAAAGTGGCAAAATGctaattcatttcaaaatataattatttttttatcaaaactttttttctgatttccatttagattttatgtcaTACAGAGAAGAGCTTCTAAACTTTATACTGATATTACAATCACCAGAACAATTACAGTTTTTCACAAGATGCCATAACATAAGTTTCATCGTCTGTTCTGCGGATTATTCTTGTGTTtgttgaagggaaaaaaatgaaagaagaaggTTTTCTCTCGGAATGGTGCATCTTCTTTAGAGGCGATGGGAAAGGATGTGAGTACAAGCAAGTATTGATAAgctttcagctgctttctgacACACCGACAGGAAGTCACTGTCACATTACTCAGATATTGGCATCTTGTCCGATTGCACAGAGAGCTTCTTATGTTTGCTGCCAGCACAAATACATACCAAGTCATgtccatacacacacacgcgtgcACAAGAAGAATAGACAGTGCATGGATACAGTGgcactgaaaaagaaatgttaagcAGCACCTCcataatttgttgaaaaatgcaCTCTTCTTACTGAATTACAAATCTTCACTTTACTCTATATTTGTACAGGCTCAGCGTTGTGGGCTGAATCCGCAGCTGGATGTCGACCTGACTAAATCGTCTGCTGAACAATTATCAGTTCCCCTATCAGTTCTGCTCCTATCTGTCCCATCACACTCACAGCCAATTTCCCCAAACTGTCAAAGCTAATAATTGGGCCTCTCTGTCAGGAAGGAAATCAGGCCCGCtgttttaactaaaacacacaTCCCTCATCCCACTCCTCCCCCCAAGCCCCTTTCTTCCGCTTCCCGAGCCCCTTCTTCCCCCCTGCCTTCCCACTCCTTGCTCTCCTAATACAGTGGAAATCTGTTCTCCTGATAGAACACAGCAACCTCCTCTTCCACCTTGTCTTCATCCTTTCCtcatcagtctgtgtgtttgtgtgtgcaagGGGTGTACGCCGTGTGACAGTGGTTGCCTCAGGGCCAAGTTTCTGTTGACAGGGACGAGGATCTCTGATTTGAGGGGAGCCGTCACACCAGCGAGTGCAGCTGCCTCCCCGAGTGACACCTCCCTGTTAGTGGGGGAGATGTGGAcacgtgtgtctgtgtgtgttttggcaGTGTTGATGGCAGGCTTGAAGGACTGACTGGCTGCCTACAGTGTTCGGGACAAACAGGGGAAAGTTTCCCTGATGAGCTGACAGGCTCTCATGTAGAACACCGAGCTGGCTCTCTGGCTggatgttttttggggggaaagtGCAGAAAAGGTGAAGACAAGACAGAAGAGGAATGAAAACACAGGCCAAGCAGGTCTggagaatggaaaaaaaaaatggagcaaaatgGCACGCGAGTCCTAATGTGTCTTGCCTGTGTGCTGCATGTCTGCGTGTGGTTTGTGTGTCTCCAGAGTCTGGGCTGTGTAGATCACCATTCCACCTTATCTAATTTCATTAATGTGATCCCCTGTCCATCCGCTGACGGCTTAATAGCCATTATTTGTGGGtcccttcaaataaaggccCGGCAGTAAATTGCAGTCTGTGGAAATCGAGATATAAACGCCACCCTGCATTACTGTATAATATCTTTCCCTTTAATTAACTGAAAGCCATGCTGACATTTATTGGATTGCAAGTTACTTGTTAATGGCAATAAATTgcgaaacaaaaaaaagaatcattgCTTATTTTACATCAATAATTTGTGGACCTTTTGCTAATGATTATTCATTATTCGCCTATGGGGACTTCTTTGTTTGGTAAGCTAAAGTGAATGAAGAATATAAAGATTTAAGTGGGCAGCGACTGCTTGGTGTTATAGCTTTTGGTAAGGTGTGTTAGAGGCTTTACTCTGTCCCTTCATGCAGGATTTTGTGTTGAATGTATTTGATGTGATTCATTGTTCAGAGGTAATCACTTGGGTCAAAGGAATGGTAATTACACAGTgatattgtaaatgttttacataattaaaggttagaaatgtaaacaagaattCAAGGTGATGATGCAAATCTTCTCACGTAATTatgttcaaagtgttttttgattataatatatatatatatatatatatatatatatatatatatatatatattttaaaccaTAGCTGtgacatgaaagaaaaagaagaagaaacattgttttataaatgttttgaaatgaaaatatgaaacatgtgATTTGGATTTGATTTCTGCTTTCGTATATCGTATTTGTGTAATCGTCATCTGCTGCTGTTAAAACTGAAAGTCTTTTGGGGCTGCTTCAGCTTTGAGacattttttgtcaatttttctttgcaaattgaTTCAAGCGCACTCCGACTAGATGGAACAGCAACTTTCAATTCTTGCCACAGAATATCAGCTAGAGTTAAGTCCAGAAATTGACCAGGACATTCTCACGCTTAAATATCATTTGATCTGAACCACTTCATTGCATCTCTGGCTgtgtttaggatttttttcctACTGGAACCTCCAGCCCAGTCTTAAGTCATTTCCTTCAGGATTGCCCTGAATTGAGCTCATCTCACTGTTCATATCAGCTTCCCTGTTTCTGAATGATGCTGctgcatccccacagcatgacactgccTCTGTAAAATGTCACAGTGGGGTTGGCGTGTTCCAGGTaatgtgcagtgttagttttctgccacacaaaGCATTTTTCATGTAGGCCAGAAACTGTATTTCTGTAGCAACCAGTGTGGGAGCTGTCAGCATGATGTTTGGAAATTAAAGAGTTTTTCTTCAATACTACATGTTTAAGATCTACAGCAAGTTAACATTTTAGGTGTAACTGATTTATCTGAATGAACATCCCCACATAACACAGCTTAGAGATCACAAGCATCTAACTATTTGCAGGACCCATACTGATATGGCAACTTGATAAAATTCTTATCATTTGCAGTGTAAAAGTATCAATCAATCTTTAGCTatgctatttttattcacattgagaatgtaaaaaacaacagcaataataatttcaaaaagcATAAATTCAGAGTTCTGGTGTTAAAACTAAAATTGCatctaaaaactaaattaatctGCTTTTAATAATCTGTCTAAAAGCTCTCATATCTTGGAGATAAAACTAAATaaggaatgtttaaaaaattattcctGGCAAATATGAAGTCAGAGCTTAAAGTACAAGTACATTAAGCTAAAACCGTATTAAATAATCATTCTGAGAAAATCAAAAGTCTCTATACTTCATTTAAGTTAATGCTACAGAGAAAAACCCTGATGGTGAACTGACCATCTTCCACTCAATGCATCCGTCACTCTGCAGCTACCAGCTTGCTCTTTGGGGGAACATATTCCCTGTCATGGCGGGCACCTGTCAGAGGGGACTGGTGTCTCTCATCAGGCGATGCTACATACTTAGTGCTGGCGTTGATGTGGCGTGGAGAGAATGGAGATCTGACAGCCCTGCCACAAAAATCAGACCCTTCAGAAGTTGGGTAAAGGGATTTGCTCCACTACCAGCCCCCCTTTACCcctctttacacacacacacacacgcacacgcctgccccaccacacacacacagctgcacacGCAAAGTCAAAAAGAGCAGTCGGTCAGAGTGTATGCATGCAGCTAGGCCCTGTCAGCGCAGATCTAGATGATGAGAGGCCGCATGTAGGGAAGGATTCGGGAGAAAGGAAATCAAAAGTGGAATGGTGGGAGGAGGACTTGCTCAGCTTACGTGATGTTACACGAGCTGAAGAGCTATCTCGCGCTCAGGCCAGTCACCCCTCTGACCCTTTGGGGCTCTTGCTCCATTGTAACCTTTCCACGTGGCCATCCTGCCCCTGGGTATTTGCTCTGTGTATCCTTTCTTCGTCATCATCTGTTGTCTCCCGGTTGTTTATGTGACCAGAGAAAGACTCTCAGAGAGACATCGCTCTCCAGCGATATCACGCCGTGTCCCTCACACAGTTGTCTCAAATGCTTCTTACTCATCCCTTCTGATGCCTCCCATCAACCTGCGAATGAGCAACTTTGACAGGGGGGGAGTGGGAGACGGAGGGGATGAGAGGAGGGAGCAAGTACGAGGGCATTAGAAAGACCTGTTTATTTTGCAAGTCTGACAGAAAACTCCCTGAAATGCTGAGTGTGGATCACATTGAGTAACATAGACTGTGACTTTTTAGGGGAGAAAAAACCTGCTTTGGTAAACTTGGAATGACTTTGGAATTATCTGGGCTCTTCTCATATTGTGGAATGTCAGAAGAGAAATGCACTTCAGC belongs to Gambusia affinis linkage group LG08, SWU_Gaff_1.0, whole genome shotgun sequence and includes:
- the si:dkey-234i14.6 gene encoding uncharacterized protein si:dkey-234i14.6, coding for MSGLQPENAGVGGIGETAEEKYGALAFDTALSTLVVVALYVVVKVSLDGFRQWRARISVLVVGSGPVGLTAALVAVRSGKVLKLTVLDERYRTALLCRPQQIALDPRSVKFLLGLGVDFDNMEGCWHNEHFFTRIGVFQEYLLSILEQKKQKVEIKVQLGTKFTEEYLQRILHNDWPRVIVVADGSCGDSCSVLGISSDYIVESCHAYGANATIERSDQRQVPTPEIRAHNLYFDLSAYGVEALREHKNPTAKSGFHLKIYGTFRNRYMALACPTSDTKMVRYLRLTANSSIMKNIFHESFNAYKTDIEPRLSDVTLHHMQCSRRLFEIQLSHRRISAAYIEGENVAVIVEGEAARVLNFDTGFGINLGMRGLESVGTFIYRTATAVDQNDVLEALSAKMQYSKQVAETFKQTGLTESMYE